In Labilibaculum sp. DW002, one DNA window encodes the following:
- a CDS encoding GH92 family glycosyl hydrolase: MRLLIPLCFLFLISCENQTNKKQLLVESNLIDYVNPMIGTKNMGHTFPGACAPFGMVQLSPDTNQEPMFIDGEYNKDTYKYCSGYQYEDNTIYGFSHTHLSGTGHSDLGDFLIMPTTGKLNLEPGQASIPQSGYHSQFSHENEFAKPGYYKVLLDDYGISAELSTSDRVGFHQYTFQKSDSAHILLDLVSNIYHHEDKNIWTFIRVENDTLVTGYRQTNGWGRTRKVFFAMQFSKAFKSYGHKKYDKEIYNGFYRKFDEENNFPEMAGKNIRAFFNFSTKEKEQIKIKFALSSVSTNGALLNLTSEIPHWDFNRTVKETQEKWNQELSKILVETETKEQKETFYTALYHSMLSPCIYEDVDGNYRGLDQNIHQSDNFTNYTVFSLWDTYRALHPLFNIIQPERNNDMIKSLLAHHDQSVHHALPVWSHYANENWCMIGYHSVSLIADALVKGTSNVDKQRALQACVNSATLSYFDGIDSYIKYKYVPEDKSSSSVSKTLEYAYDDWCISQIAKLAGDKEEYEEFTNRSLNYKNVYDPKIGYMRPKLSNGEWRKEFDPLNTHGQGFIEGNAWNYGLYVPHQIDNMIEMMGGQEQFSNHLDKIFTTKIEDKYIEKNEDITRDGIIGNYVHGNEPGHHIPYLYNWCNHPWKTQERVRMIMDSMYSNQEDGLCGNDDAGQMSAWYVFSSMGFYPVLPGSDEYAIGSPLLKEATIQLPNGKKLHINAINQSSKNIYVQKIEINGEEHKSNILKHSAITNGGAITFYMSDSPIKK; the protein is encoded by the coding sequence ATGAGACTCCTAATACCATTATGTTTTCTTTTTCTGATTTCCTGTGAAAATCAAACCAATAAAAAACAATTATTAGTTGAAAGCAATCTAATTGATTATGTAAACCCCATGATTGGAACCAAAAACATGGGACACACATTCCCTGGAGCTTGTGCTCCTTTTGGAATGGTTCAACTAAGCCCAGATACCAATCAGGAACCAATGTTTATTGATGGAGAATACAACAAAGACACATACAAATACTGTTCTGGATACCAATATGAAGACAATACAATTTACGGATTTAGTCACACCCACTTAAGTGGAACTGGTCATTCTGATCTGGGTGATTTTTTAATTATGCCAACAACGGGAAAACTAAATTTGGAGCCAGGACAGGCGAGTATTCCTCAAAGTGGTTACCATTCACAATTTTCGCACGAAAATGAATTCGCTAAACCTGGATACTATAAAGTGTTGCTTGACGATTATGGAATAAGCGCAGAACTAAGTACATCAGATCGTGTTGGTTTTCACCAGTACACATTTCAAAAATCAGATAGTGCTCATATTCTATTAGACCTTGTTTCTAATATCTATCATCATGAAGATAAAAATATATGGACTTTTATTAGAGTAGAGAATGATACTTTGGTAACTGGTTATCGTCAAACAAATGGTTGGGGACGAACACGTAAGGTCTTCTTTGCCATGCAATTTTCGAAAGCTTTCAAGTCCTACGGTCATAAAAAGTATGACAAAGAAATTTACAATGGTTTTTATCGAAAGTTCGATGAAGAAAATAATTTCCCTGAAATGGCTGGTAAAAACATCCGTGCTTTCTTCAATTTCTCAACCAAAGAAAAAGAACAGATTAAGATCAAATTTGCTCTTTCATCAGTAAGTACAAATGGTGCCCTACTAAACCTAACAAGTGAAATTCCACATTGGGATTTCAACAGAACAGTAAAAGAAACCCAAGAAAAGTGGAATCAGGAACTTTCTAAGATATTGGTTGAAACAGAAACCAAAGAACAAAAAGAAACCTTTTACACAGCTTTATACCACAGCATGCTGAGTCCTTGTATTTACGAAGATGTTGATGGAAACTATCGTGGTTTGGATCAAAATATTCATCAATCGGACAATTTTACAAATTACACCGTTTTCTCACTTTGGGACACCTACAGAGCTTTGCATCCCCTATTCAATATTATTCAGCCAGAAAGAAATAATGATATGATCAAATCATTATTGGCTCATCATGATCAAAGTGTGCATCATGCGCTTCCAGTTTGGTCGCATTATGCGAATGAAAATTGGTGTATGATTGGCTATCATTCTGTTTCGTTAATTGCAGATGCCTTGGTAAAAGGAACAAGTAATGTTGATAAACAAAGGGCTTTGCAAGCTTGTGTAAATTCAGCCACACTCTCCTATTTCGATGGAATTGATTCCTATATAAAATACAAGTATGTCCCTGAAGACAAAAGTTCATCTTCTGTATCCAAAACCTTGGAATATGCTTACGATGACTGGTGTATTTCTCAAATTGCTAAGTTAGCTGGTGATAAGGAAGAATACGAAGAATTCACCAATCGCTCCTTGAATTACAAAAATGTTTACGATCCAAAGATTGGCTACATGCGACCAAAACTCTCTAATGGAGAATGGCGAAAAGAGTTTGATCCCTTGAACACTCACGGACAAGGATTTATTGAGGGAAATGCATGGAATTATGGCTTGTATGTTCCTCATCAAATCGATAATATGATAGAAATGATGGGTGGACAAGAACAGTTCTCAAATCATTTGGATAAAATATTCACCACCAAAATAGAAGACAAATACATCGAAAAGAATGAGGACATCACTCGTGACGGTATAATCGGAAACTACGTACATGGAAATGAACCCGGACATCATATTCCCTACCTATACAATTGGTGTAATCATCCGTGGAAAACGCAAGAACGTGTGCGAATGATAATGGATAGCATGTACAGCAATCAAGAAGATGGTTTGTGCGGCAATGATGATGCTGGACAAATGAGTGCCTGGTATGTTTTTAGCTCAATGGGCTTTTACCCAGTACTACCTGGTTCTGACGAATATGCAATAGGAAGTCCATTGCTTAAAGAAGCAACTATTCAACTCCCAAATGGAAAAAAATTGCATATTAATGCCATCAATCAAAGCAGTAAAAATATTTATGTGCAGAAAATTGAAATCAACGGCGAGGAACACAAAAGCAATATTTTAAAACATTCAGCTATTACAAATGGAGGAGCAATTACCTTCTACATGAGTGATTCTCCAATAAAGAAATAA
- a CDS encoding cysteate synthase has product MLSKSKHVRMAMDFKATKYTLESLQTGKKFEDEGWTLDAPAEDKPCLIRAIYEKKQLEVKDESLGIYKFSDWLPIHKTLEGSSAPATYKSEGLAKYLGLNNLYITFSGYWPEKGANFRTCSFKETEAYAVSGRLNSTDQVLVVASAGNTARAFARVCSDNNIPLLLSVPEDNLSALWFDEPIKDNVRLIATKSGSDYFDAIHLSNIVCGLDGFVAEGGAKNVARRDGMGTTVLSAVSEIGQIPDYYFQAVGSGTGAIAAWEANMRFIEDGRYGANKMKLMVSQNVPFLPIHDAWKADSRAMLPLEDELARKQVEEIDAKVLSNRKPPYPIAGGLFDAMKDAGGDVLVATNEEAIEAGKLFLETEGNDIHPAAAVAVATLIKEAKVGNLDKDACVMLNITGGGEERIKREKEVIYLKPSHVFDINPDVSTVKEVLEKLFKIEGSEII; this is encoded by the coding sequence ATGCTTTCAAAATCAAAACATGTAAGAATGGCTATGGATTTTAAAGCTACTAAATATACTCTTGAGTCGTTACAGACTGGAAAGAAGTTTGAAGATGAAGGATGGACTCTTGATGCACCAGCGGAGGATAAACCCTGTTTGATTAGAGCAATTTATGAGAAGAAGCAATTGGAGGTAAAAGATGAGTCTTTAGGGATTTATAAGTTTTCTGATTGGTTGCCAATTCATAAAACACTGGAGGGGTCTTCGGCACCTGCTACCTATAAAAGTGAAGGCTTAGCAAAGTATTTAGGCTTGAATAACTTGTATATCACATTTAGTGGTTACTGGCCGGAGAAAGGTGCTAACTTTCGTACTTGTTCGTTTAAAGAGACGGAAGCTTATGCTGTAAGTGGACGATTGAATTCAACTGATCAGGTTTTGGTGGTTGCTTCTGCCGGGAATACGGCCAGAGCATTTGCACGTGTTTGTTCCGATAATAATATACCATTGCTTCTTTCGGTTCCTGAAGATAATTTATCGGCCCTTTGGTTCGATGAGCCGATAAAGGATAACGTTCGTTTGATCGCAACTAAATCAGGGAGTGATTATTTCGATGCCATCCATCTCTCGAATATTGTATGTGGACTTGATGGTTTTGTTGCCGAAGGAGGAGCAAAGAATGTTGCTCGTCGCGATGGTATGGGAACAACAGTACTTTCTGCTGTGAGCGAAATAGGTCAGATTCCTGATTATTATTTCCAGGCTGTAGGTAGTGGAACGGGCGCAATTGCTGCTTGGGAAGCTAATATGAGATTTATTGAAGATGGTCGTTACGGAGCAAATAAGATGAAACTAATGGTTTCTCAGAATGTACCATTTCTACCAATTCATGATGCTTGGAAAGCAGATTCCAGAGCTATGTTACCATTAGAGGATGAATTAGCTCGTAAGCAAGTTGAGGAGATTGACGCAAAAGTTCTTTCTAACCGTAAGCCTCCATACCCAATTGCTGGTGGTTTGTTCGATGCAATGAAAGATGCGGGTGGCGATGTTTTAGTAGCAACGAATGAAGAAGCTATAGAGGCGGGTAAACTATTCCTTGAGACCGAAGGGAATGATATTCATCCTGCAGCAGCTGTAGCTGTAGCAACTTTAATTAAAGAAGCTAAGGTTGGAAATCTTGATAAGGATGCTTGTGTCATGCTAAACATCACTGGTGGTGGCGAAGAGCGTATCAAAAGAGAAAAAGAAGTGATTTATTTAAAACCTTCTCATGTTTTCGATATTAATCCTGATGTAAGCACGGTTAAAGAAGTTTTAGAAAAACTTTTTAAAATAGAAGGTTCAGAAATTATATAA
- a CDS encoding DUF3360 family protein, whose amino-acid sequence MTEEKQNSYQSKRKKAKEFSSREEYLEHELSIMKFRKWRIHLPFRDFNVELEDLVPALAATIGKVVMVTAMVAVFAVQFGLSPEFVAENVRYELLIAGGIFVLLFSAILNPTANLAGTHGPMIPLIPIIAAAGGHPLALGILIGVFGLALSITKGGSKLMTLTGVGVRGGLLIYLGAVGLISQISKLEIWSSGTGINALSFAIIGITILIYAYLARVNKRWLAIPLCSAIAGIVAFTMGADFAFTTEPGLPHFNPMWWWGEDTGWKLGLPNIGHFVAVIPFAILAVAMWSPDYLGHRVFQELNYPKKAKSVLMDVDDTMTVASIRQVIGVALGGGNIASSWGTYMIPAAIAKRPIPGGAILTAILCVLAAVLGYPMDLAMWEPVLRIALIVGVFLPLLEAGMQMVHKHKDSLSAGTCIFACAFVNPVFGWAFTMLLDNMGLIGDRERAKELSLKEKLIIPGAMFIVCVVSLALVGQLPGIPGIF is encoded by the coding sequence ATGACAGAAGAAAAACAAAATTCTTACCAATCGAAGCGTAAGAAGGCTAAGGAGTTTTCAAGTAGAGAAGAATACTTGGAACACGAATTATCCATTATGAAGTTTAGGAAATGGAGAATCCACTTGCCATTCAGAGATTTCAACGTTGAATTAGAAGATTTAGTTCCTGCTCTTGCAGCAACAATTGGTAAAGTTGTAATGGTGACTGCAATGGTTGCCGTATTTGCGGTACAATTCGGGCTTTCTCCTGAATTTGTTGCAGAAAACGTTCGTTATGAACTTTTAATTGCCGGTGGTATTTTTGTACTACTATTTTCCGCAATTCTTAACCCTACTGCAAACTTAGCTGGAACTCACGGTCCCATGATTCCACTTATTCCTATTATTGCCGCCGCCGGTGGTCACCCTCTTGCTTTGGGTATTTTAATTGGTGTATTCGGACTAGCACTAAGTATCACTAAAGGTGGATCCAAGCTAATGACCTTAACTGGTGTCGGTGTTCGTGGTGGTCTATTAATTTACTTAGGTGCAGTTGGACTAATCAGTCAAATTAGCAAACTAGAAATTTGGTCATCAGGAACCGGTATCAATGCCTTATCCTTTGCCATTATTGGTATTACAATTCTTATCTATGCTTATTTGGCTCGTGTTAATAAACGTTGGTTAGCTATTCCTCTTTGTTCGGCAATTGCAGGTATTGTTGCCTTTACAATGGGTGCCGACTTTGCTTTTACTACAGAGCCTGGCCTTCCTCATTTTAACCCAATGTGGTGGTGGGGCGAAGATACAGGATGGAAACTTGGCTTGCCTAATATAGGTCATTTTGTTGCTGTTATTCCTTTTGCTATTCTAGCTGTAGCAATGTGGTCTCCTGATTATTTAGGACACCGTGTTTTCCAAGAATTAAACTACCCAAAGAAAGCAAAGAGCGTTCTTATGGATGTTGATGATACAATGACTGTTGCTTCTATTCGTCAGGTTATTGGTGTTGCATTAGGCGGTGGTAATATTGCTTCATCCTGGGGAACATATATGATTCCTGCAGCAATTGCTAAACGTCCTATTCCAGGTGGTGCTATTCTTACAGCTATCCTTTGTGTATTAGCTGCTGTATTGGGTTACCCTATGGATTTAGCAATGTGGGAACCAGTATTACGTATAGCTCTAATTGTAGGTGTATTCTTACCATTACTTGAGGCAGGTATGCAGATGGTTCACAAGCACAAGGATTCTCTAAGTGCAGGAACATGTATTTTTGCATGTGCTTTTGTTAACCCAGTATTCGGATGGGCATTTACGATGCTTCTTGATAATATGGGCTTAATTGGAGATCGTGAGCGTGCTAAGGAATTATCTCTAAAAGAGAAATTGATTATTCCAGGTGCCATGTTTATTGTTTGTGTGGTGTCACTAGCCTTAGTTGGTCAATTACCAGGCATCCCGGGCATATTCTAA
- a CDS encoding AMP-binding protein, with amino-acid sequence MNKLSYEHGSSNLPLLGETITERLRKTVELYADRDALIVPYQNYRVNYREFWQQIEEVAKGLLAFGVEKGDRVGIWSPNRHEWVIVQFATARIGAILVNVNPAYKASELKFALRQSEISLLIMSEGFRKTSYFEIIQEVRQSCIHLQQIVILDRDWQALIEAGKRISTEQIEEIEAHLQFDDPINIQYTSGTTGFPKGATLTHHNILNNGYFIGERLKYTENDRVCIPVPFYHCFGMVLGNLACITHGSAMVIPGEAFEAETVLKTVQDEKCTSLYGVPLMFIAELEHPNFEKYDMSSLRTGIMAGASCPEKAMREVQEKMNMKEVAICYGMTETSPVSTQTFVNDEISKRVGTVGRVHPHQEIKIVNPETGKIVERGQGGEFCTRGYSVMLKYWNNEEATQSVIDDAGWMHTGDLASMDEDGYVTITGRIKDMIIRGGENISPFEIEEFFHSHNSISEVYVIGVPDYKYGEVVMAWVKFKEGKSATEEELREYCKGQIATYKIPKYFKFTTEFPTTVTGKIRKVEMREISSKELEVTSR; translated from the coding sequence ATGAACAAACTATCTTACGAGCATGGAAGCTCGAACCTACCGCTTTTAGGCGAAACGATTACAGAACGATTACGCAAAACGGTTGAACTTTATGCCGACAGAGATGCACTTATAGTACCTTATCAAAACTATCGTGTTAACTACCGCGAATTTTGGCAACAAATTGAAGAGGTAGCAAAAGGATTACTGGCTTTTGGAGTTGAAAAAGGAGATCGTGTTGGAATTTGGTCACCAAACCGACACGAGTGGGTAATTGTACAATTTGCTACTGCAAGGATTGGTGCAATATTGGTAAATGTAAACCCTGCATACAAAGCTTCTGAATTGAAATTTGCACTTCGTCAATCGGAAATTAGTTTATTAATCATGTCAGAAGGGTTTCGCAAAACCAGCTATTTTGAAATCATTCAAGAAGTTCGTCAATCGTGTATTCACCTGCAACAAATCGTAATTCTAGATAGAGATTGGCAAGCATTAATTGAAGCTGGAAAAAGAATCTCTACAGAACAAATCGAAGAAATTGAAGCTCATTTGCAATTCGACGATCCCATCAACATTCAATACACATCTGGAACTACAGGTTTTCCAAAAGGTGCAACCCTTACCCACCATAACATCCTAAACAATGGATACTTTATTGGCGAGCGTTTAAAATATACTGAAAATGATCGTGTTTGCATTCCTGTTCCCTTTTATCATTGCTTTGGAATGGTTTTAGGAAATCTTGCATGTATTACTCATGGTTCAGCAATGGTGATTCCTGGAGAAGCTTTCGAAGCTGAAACGGTATTAAAAACCGTACAAGATGAAAAATGCACATCTCTTTATGGCGTTCCTTTAATGTTTATTGCAGAATTAGAACATCCTAATTTTGAGAAGTACGACATGAGTAGTTTAAGAACTGGGATTATGGCCGGAGCCTCATGTCCTGAGAAAGCGATGCGCGAAGTACAGGAGAAAATGAACATGAAAGAAGTGGCGATTTGCTATGGCATGACAGAAACATCTCCAGTTTCTACTCAAACTTTTGTTAATGATGAAATTAGCAAACGTGTTGGAACCGTTGGTCGAGTGCATCCTCATCAGGAAATTAAAATTGTAAATCCGGAAACGGGAAAAATTGTTGAAAGAGGACAAGGCGGTGAATTTTGCACACGTGGTTATTCGGTAATGCTAAAATATTGGAATAACGAAGAAGCAACCCAGTCGGTTATTGATGATGCAGGTTGGATGCATACAGGAGATTTAGCCAGTATGGATGAAGATGGCTATGTTACGATTACAGGAAGAATTAAGGACATGATTATTCGTGGAGGAGAAAACATCTCCCCTTTTGAGATAGAAGAATTTTTCCATTCGCACAACAGCATTAGCGAAGTGTATGTAATTGGTGTTCCTGATTATAAATATGGCGAAGTTGTTATGGCTTGGGTAAAATTCAAAGAAGGAAAATCGGCTACGGAAGAAGAACTTAGAGAATATTGCAAAGGGCAAATTGCGACTTACAAAATTCCTAAGTATTTTAAATTCACTACAGAATTCCCAACTACTGTTACTGGAAAAATCCGTAAAGTAGAAATGAGAGAAATATCGAGCAAAGAACTTGAGGTGACCAGCAGATAA
- a CDS encoding acetate uptake transporter: protein MSDVKLGNPAVVGLGGFGLSTILLQLHNLGLCGLGPVLAVGFAFGGIAQLCAGLLEHKNGNNFGFAAFSAYGSFWISIGIIWVLNYFGMYKSSTTDVGYFLIGYTFFTLILWFASLFIHSAMATTFSILMVGFILLDLGHFGFPAMNIAAAYVLIACALAAWYMMGAIIINDVAGRAIVPVGKAWLKK from the coding sequence ATGAGCGACGTAAAATTAGGAAATCCAGCAGTAGTTGGACTTGGAGGATTCGGATTAAGTACAATCTTATTGCAATTACACAACTTAGGATTGTGTGGATTGGGTCCAGTATTGGCAGTAGGTTTTGCCTTTGGTGGTATCGCACAGTTATGTGCAGGATTATTAGAACACAAAAATGGTAACAATTTCGGTTTTGCAGCATTCTCTGCTTACGGTTCTTTCTGGATTAGCATTGGTATTATTTGGGTACTAAACTATTTCGGAATGTACAAATCATCAACAACAGATGTTGGTTACTTTCTAATTGGCTATACGTTTTTTACGCTAATTTTATGGTTTGCTTCTTTATTTATCCATTCAGCAATGGCAACTACTTTTAGTATTTTAATGGTTGGTTTTATTCTATTGGACTTAGGACACTTTGGTTTCCCAGCAATGAACATTGCAGCTGCTTACGTATTAATTGCATGTGCTCTTGCAGCTTGGTATATGATGGGTGCAATCATTATTAATGATGTTGCTGGTCGTGCTATTGTTCCTGTTGGAAAAGCATGGTTAAAAAAATAA
- a CDS encoding putative quinol monooxygenase yields MEIRKNETQLVCIARFIAKEGEADQLIQNLHALMLPTHQEGGCIRYELNQSIDNPHVITFVEKFYDQKTFDEHCNQKYIVDFFMDGNPAHVKEFDVSLHKEILP; encoded by the coding sequence ATGGAAATAAGAAAAAATGAAACTCAACTGGTATGTATTGCCAGATTTATTGCAAAAGAGGGAGAAGCAGATCAGCTAATCCAAAATTTACATGCCTTGATGTTGCCAACTCACCAGGAAGGTGGTTGTATTCGTTACGAATTAAATCAAAGTATTGATAATCCGCATGTAATTACTTTTGTAGAGAAATTTTACGATCAGAAAACTTTTGATGAGCATTGCAATCAAAAATATATTGTAGACTTTTTTATGGATGGAAATCCTGCTCACGTTAAGGAATTTGATGTGAGTCTTCACAAAGAGATTCTTCCTTAA
- the acs gene encoding acetate--CoA ligase — translation MIDKISTLGGYIHEYQKSVENPEAFWSRIAESFFWRKKWDKVLDWNFSEPRINWFVNGKMNITENIFERHLFTRGNQPAIIWEPNDPKDENRVLTYSELFEEVQKFANVLLELGIKKGDRIAIYMPMIPELAIAMLGCARIGAIHSIVFAGFSSNSLADRIKDAEAKLVITSDGGYRGNKTIPIKDIVDEAVATCPTIEKVIVVQRTNTKIAFNDKIDLWWHECMANAEEVNQAELMDAEDNLFILYTSGSTDKPKGIVHTCGGYMVYSAYTFKNVFQYSDGDIYFCSADIGWITGHSYIVYGPLLNGATTMMFEGIPTYPDAGRYWDIVNKYEVAQFYTAPTAIRSLMSMGQEYVENKDLSSLKVLGTVGEPINEEAWHWYHDHVGKNRCPIVDTWWQTETGGISISPIAGIIPTKPGFATLPQPGIQPIIVDGEGKELSGKSVEGNLCIKYPWPGMLRTIWGDHERFKKTYFSTFDNLYFSGDGVKRDEDGYYRILGRVDDVINVSGHRMGTAEVENAINEHPLVNESAVVGFPHDIKGQGIYAFVVCGELSTGGAEGIKTSIRKGVTKIIGPIAKPDKILLVKGLPKTRSGKIMRRILRKIAQGDFDNFGDISTLLDTSVVEEIINGALEDVKQ, via the coding sequence ATGATTGATAAGATTAGTACTCTTGGTGGTTATATCCATGAATATCAAAAGAGTGTCGAGAATCCAGAAGCTTTTTGGAGTCGAATTGCAGAAAGTTTTTTTTGGAGAAAAAAATGGGATAAGGTATTGGATTGGAATTTTTCGGAACCTCGAATCAATTGGTTTGTTAACGGAAAAATGAACATTACCGAAAACATTTTTGAAAGACACCTATTTACTCGTGGAAATCAGCCAGCAATCATCTGGGAACCAAATGATCCTAAAGATGAAAATAGAGTATTAACTTATTCTGAATTATTTGAAGAAGTTCAAAAATTTGCCAATGTCTTGCTTGAATTGGGCATAAAAAAAGGAGATCGAATCGCAATTTATATGCCTATGATTCCTGAATTGGCAATTGCTATGTTAGGCTGTGCAAGAATTGGAGCAATTCATTCCATCGTATTTGCGGGTTTTTCATCGAATTCTTTAGCGGATCGAATTAAAGATGCTGAAGCCAAATTGGTAATCACATCGGACGGAGGATATCGAGGCAATAAAACAATCCCAATTAAAGATATTGTTGACGAAGCTGTAGCAACTTGTCCTACAATTGAAAAGGTAATTGTTGTTCAACGTACCAATACGAAGATTGCTTTTAATGATAAAATCGACCTGTGGTGGCACGAATGCATGGCCAATGCTGAAGAAGTAAATCAAGCTGAGTTAATGGATGCTGAAGATAATTTGTTCATCCTTTATACTTCAGGTTCTACTGATAAGCCAAAAGGTATTGTGCACACATGCGGAGGTTACATGGTTTATTCAGCTTATACTTTCAAAAATGTTTTTCAATACAGCGATGGAGACATTTATTTTTGCTCTGCTGATATTGGTTGGATCACTGGTCATTCCTATATTGTTTATGGTCCTTTATTAAATGGTGCAACAACAATGATGTTTGAAGGAATACCAACCTATCCTGATGCTGGAAGATACTGGGATATCGTAAATAAATACGAGGTTGCCCAATTTTATACTGCTCCTACTGCCATTCGTTCTTTAATGTCGATGGGACAAGAATACGTCGAAAATAAAGATCTTTCCTCATTAAAGGTCTTGGGAACTGTTGGAGAACCAATTAACGAAGAAGCCTGGCACTGGTATCACGATCATGTTGGAAAAAATCGTTGCCCAATTGTAGATACTTGGTGGCAGACCGAAACTGGTGGAATTTCCATTAGCCCTATTGCAGGAATTATTCCTACCAAACCAGGATTTGCAACTTTACCTCAGCCAGGAATTCAACCTATTATTGTTGATGGCGAAGGGAAAGAATTGTCTGGGAAAAGTGTTGAAGGAAATTTATGTATCAAATACCCATGGCCTGGCATGCTTCGAACCATTTGGGGAGATCATGAACGATTCAAGAAAACCTACTTTAGCACCTTCGACAATTTATACTTCTCGGGAGATGGAGTAAAGCGTGATGAAGATGGCTATTATCGCATTTTAGGAAGAGTTGATGATGTGATTAACGTATCTGGGCATCGAATGGGAACGGCAGAAGTAGAAAATGCCATTAATGAGCATCCATTGGTAAATGAATCGGCTGTTGTAGGCTTTCCACACGATATTAAAGGTCAAGGAATTTATGCCTTCGTAGTTTGTGGAGAATTATCAACTGGTGGCGCAGAAGGCATCAAAACAAGTATCCGTAAAGGTGTTACCAAAATAATTGGCCCTATTGCGAAGCCAGACAAAATACTCTTGGTAAAAGGATTACCGAAAACCAGATCGGGTAAAATAATGCGACGAATATTAAGGAAAATTGCCCAAGGAGACTTCGATAACTTTGGAGACATATCTACCCTATTAGACACCTCAGTGGTAGAAGAAATAATTAACGGCGCATTAGAAGATGTGAAACAATAG
- a CDS encoding VOC family protein, with translation MKKEFLGLRTTVYKVNDLKKAKEWYEKAFNTQAYFNEDFYVGFTIGGYELGLLPDPNSSIAKTENVVAYWGVDDINESYERLIKAGAIANEKPENVGGELWVASVKDPWENVIGIIYNPHFKLP, from the coding sequence ATGAAAAAAGAATTTCTGGGTTTAAGAACAACCGTTTATAAAGTGAACGATTTAAAAAAGGCAAAAGAATGGTATGAGAAAGCATTCAATACTCAAGCCTATTTTAACGAAGATTTTTACGTTGGATTTACTATTGGTGGATACGAATTAGGCTTATTGCCTGATCCTAATTCATCGATAGCTAAAACCGAGAATGTTGTTGCCTATTGGGGAGTTGACGATATAAACGAAAGCTACGAAAGACTAATTAAAGCTGGAGCAATTGCAAACGAAAAACCTGAAAATGTTGGTGGAGAACTTTGGGTAGCCAGTGTTAAAGATCCTTGGGAAAACGTAATTGGAATTATTTACAATCCTCATTTTAAACTACCATAA
- a CDS encoding Gfo/Idh/MocA family protein, with product MTIKWGILGAGRIAKKFAADFKVVTEGDIIAVGSRSKDRSNQFANEFGIANAYSSYEEMLKNENIDVVYVATPHNFHLEHAQLCLHAGKSVLCEKPVTVNSSEFDILQKLAKEKNLFFMEAIWTYYLPAIIQAMQWIKEGKIGKVKQVQVSFGFRGDMDKKERLANPNLAGGALLDIGIYGIAIAELVFDKEVEKIQAIATFSETGIDASNSIQLQYKNGGMAQISSSLVAELKNEAIIYGDKGRIEIPQFWMAKKAILVNDNETLEFKDEAPQMGYNHEADAVNNLIKNEKAESPVIPLVKSKKILSLMDKVREQIGLKYPFEA from the coding sequence ATGACGATTAAGTGGGGAATATTGGGTGCTGGTAGAATTGCAAAGAAATTTGCAGCTGATTTTAAAGTGGTAACTGAAGGTGATATAATTGCCGTTGGCTCAAGATCTAAAGACAGATCAAATCAATTTGCTAATGAATTTGGAATCGCCAATGCGTATTCATCTTACGAAGAAATGCTAAAAAATGAAAATATTGATGTTGTATATGTAGCAACTCCACACAATTTTCATTTAGAACATGCTCAACTTTGTCTTCATGCAGGGAAATCCGTTTTATGTGAAAAACCAGTAACAGTAAATTCTTCTGAATTTGATATTCTGCAAAAGCTTGCCAAAGAAAAGAACTTATTTTTTATGGAAGCGATTTGGACCTATTACTTACCAGCTATTATTCAAGCGATGCAATGGATAAAAGAAGGCAAAATTGGTAAGGTTAAACAAGTACAAGTCAGCTTTGGATTTAGAGGTGATATGGATAAAAAGGAACGATTGGCCAATCCAAACTTGGCTGGAGGTGCCTTATTGGATATTGGAATATATGGCATTGCCATAGCCGAATTAGTCTTTGATAAAGAAGTAGAAAAGATTCAGGCAATAGCAACCTTTTCAGAGACAGGAATTGATGCCTCCAATAGCATTCAATTGCAATACAAAAATGGAGGAATGGCACAAATTTCAAGTTCGCTTGTTGCAGAACTTAAAAATGAAGCAATTATTTATGGTGATAAGGGAAGAATTGAAATCCCACAGTTTTGGATGGCAAAAAAGGCCATTTTAGTCAATGATAATGAGACTTTAGAATTTAAAGATGAAGCTCCACAAATGGGCTACAATCATGAAGCTGATGCCGTTAACAATCTGATAAAGAATGAAAAAGCGGAAAGTCCTGTAATCCCTTTAGTAAAAAGTAAAAAAATATTATCTTTAATGGACAAGGTAAGAGAACAGATTGGTTTAAAGTATCCATTTGAAGCATAA